One Saccharomyces kudriavzevii IFO 1802 strain IFO1802 genome assembly, chromosome: 4 genomic region harbors:
- the TRP4 gene encoding anthranilate phosphoribosyltransferase (similar to Saccharomyces cerevisiae TRP4 (YDR354W); ancestral locus Anc_5.413), with protein MLEAALLSLTKKLLVSPPKLTSTDLHDALLVILDLLRKCDMNDDESLSIYTKVSSFLTALRVTQLDHKAEYIAEAAKAVLRHSDLVDLPSPAKSESHPEKGPITLDIVGTGGDGQNTFNVSTSAAIVAAGIPGLKICKHGGKASTSNSGAGDLIGTLGCDISKVNSSTVPGLWPDNTFLFLLAPFFHHGMSHVSKIRKLLGIPTIFNVLGPLLHPISHVNKRILGVYSKELAPEYAKAAALVYPESETFIVWGHVGLDEVSPIGKTTVWHIDPLSSAHSNDQLKTFQLEPSMFGLKEHELSECASYGPKENARILREEILSGKYHLGDNNAIYDYILMNTAVLYCLSQGHQNWKEGIIKAEESIQSGNALHSLEHFITSVNSL; from the coding sequence GTCATACTTGATCTTTTGAGGAAGTGCGATATGAATGACGACGAAAGTCTTTCAATTTATACCAAGGTTTCCAGCTTTCTCACGGCATTGAGAGTTACCCAACTTGATCACAAGGCAGAGTACATTGCAGAAGCTGCAAAAGCTGTCTTGAGACATTCTGACCTTGTTGACTTACCTTCACCCGCTAAGAGCGAATCACACCCTGAGAAAGGGCCGATAACCTTGGATATTGTAGGTACCGGTGGTGATGGACAGAATACTTTCAACGTTTCCACATCTGCTGCAATCGTTGCCGCTGGTATTCCAGGCCTAAAGATTTGCAAACACGGCGGCAAAGCTTCAACATCTAACAGTGGGGCTGGCGATCTAATCGGAACTTTGGGATGTGATATATCCAAAGTTAATTCATCGACAGTGCCCGGCTTATGGCCCGACAACACATTCCTGTTTCTGCTTGCCCCATTCTTCCACCATGGAATGAGTCATGTTTCCAAGATACGTAAATTGCTGGGCATTCCAACCATATTCAATGTGTTGGGGCCACTTTTGCACCCGATCAGTCATGTGAACAAAAGAATATTAGGCGTTTACTCAAAGGAGCTTGCGCCTGAATATGCCAAGGCAGCAGCCTTGGTGTATCCAGAAAGTGAAACTTTTATTGTTTGGGGGCATGTTGGATTAGACGAAGTATCGCCGATAGGCAAAACTACTGTTTGGCACATCGATCCGCTATCATCTGCTCATTCAAATGATCAACTGAAAACCTTCCAACTGGAGCCTTCAATGTTCGGTTTAAAGGAACACGAATTGTCAGAATGTGCCTCCTACGGTCctaaagaaaatgcaagAATTCTGAGGGAGGAAATCTTGTCCGGGAAGTACCACCTTGGAGATAATAATGCTATTTATGACTACATTTTGATGAACACCGCCGTATTGTACTGTTTAAGTCAAGGTCACCAAAACTGGAAGGAGGGGATCATCAAAGCAGAAGAAAGCATTCAGTCCGGTAATGCATTACATTCTTTGGAACACTTTATTACTAGTGTGAATTCCTTGTAG
- the SPC110 gene encoding Spc110p (similar to Saccharomyces cerevisiae SPC110 (YDR356W); ancestral locus Anc_5.414) — protein MDETSHLPNGSLKNLEFTPVGFIKSKQNSAQTQAASPTRVPNFSGGDGDNENEGPARKKQRRSIDDTIDSIRLFSEASQFDDSFPEIKANVPPSSRSGNVDKSRKRNLIDDLKKDVPMSQPLKEQEVKEHQLKKERFERALESKLLGNRHVTYAQSDLSSKEVYINEIKSLKHEIKELRKEKNDTLNNYDNLEEETDDLRNKLQELEKELDVKNRMVNSREAEDHSGCIEEREKIERKLNDLEKKFKTVNDQVRELENRANVQKSELKSKEDQLKESMNQLNEFKNNTDENVSQLESKRIELRNLTNQLNALKNESDEKDSQLQQKESELKRLTNKLNELEKRLNENSSQSSAKESELKESKSQITELEEKINKKNSQLETKENELKSLMAQLTQLENRLNQKDSQLGSKEDELKTINEKLQRDIKIARQETASKDERIYALQMKIQNLENDLSMMKKTHNESKSVTNDELESKSKVIKILETDLEVAQEKYLKLQSELKERENRYKISESNLEDENIRLNERISDLARENSRLKSTVDDKSTAVYRMKESYEARLDSLRKEVEEYKVNAEKSESKVEELRIMITENSARVSEKRSKEMKEKERKNKELTDNLKMQEDEISSLKAMIEKYKKEFSQSKSEQSNIQRTLNLQILNLENKLIESEDELKSLRDSQETEIDNWKRKYNNLSLENDRLLEEKASASDKEHEVSILNRKIDELEKEKWNLQASKEKYKHELQKVITANDRLRREKEELNENSGTIRMMEEKMARIKKNYLSEITSLQDENRKLEERLILNERQKDDNSIVQLSDFVSYYKLKYHSEVRHNNDLKVINDYLNKVLALSTRRLRLDTRKGEHSLNISIPDDDELDRDYYNSHIYTRYHDYDYPLRFNSNRRGPYFERRLNFKTVALLVLACVRMRRIAFYRRSDDIRLRTLRDKIESDSGRISW, from the coding sequence ATGGACGAAACGTCACATCTTCCAAATGGGAGTTTGAAGAACTTGGAGTTTACGCCTGTGGGATTCATCAAATCTAAGCAAAACTCTGCGCAAACACAGGCCGCATCACCCACTAGGGTACCGAACTTtagtggtggtgatggtgataatgaaaacgaAGGCCCAGCCaggaaaaagcaaagaagGAGCATTGATGATACCATTGATTCAATACGGCTGTTTAGCGAAGCCTCACAATTCGATGATAGTTTTCCGGAAATCAAAGCCAATGTCCCACCCAGTTCAAGATCAGGAAACGTTGACAAAAGCCGCAAGAGAAACTTAATTGATGACTTGAAGAAGGATGTGCCAATGTCCCAGCCTttaaaagaacaagaagtcAAAGAACAccaattgaagaaagagcGATTTGAGCGTGCGCTAGAAAGTAAGCTACTAGGAAACAGACACGTAACATACGCTCAATCCGATCTTTCTAGTAAAGAAGTATACATAAATGAAATCAAGAGCTTGAAGCACGAAATCAAGGAATTGAGaaaggagaaaaatgatACTCTTAATAATTATGATAATCTTGAGGAAGAAACGGACGATTTGAGAAATAAATTACAGGAACTAGAAAAGGAACTAGATGTAAAAAACAGAATGGTTAATTCAAGAGAGGCTGAGGATCATTCTGGATGCATAGAAGAGCGTGAAAAGAtcgaaagaaaattgaacgacttagaaaaaaagtttaagACCGTGAACGATCAAGTACGCGAACTGGAGAATAGAGCTAATGTACAAAAATCAGAGTTGAAATCCAAAGAAGATCAGTTAAAGGAGTCAATGAATCAATTAAACGAGTTTAAAAACAATAcagatgaaaatgtttcGCAATTGGAATCTAAAAGAATCGAATTGAGGAACCTAACAAATCAACTGAATGCGCTGAAAAATGAGTCAGATGAGAAGGATTCGCAATTGcaacaaaaggaaagcgAATTAAAAAGGCTAACAAATAAATTAAATGAGCTCGAAAAAAGGTTGAATGAAAACAGTTCTCAATCCTCTGCGAAGGAAAGCGAATTAAAGGAATCTAAAAGCCAAATAACTGAGctagaagaaaagataaacaaaaaaaattcacaaTTGGAgacaaaggaaaatgaattaAAGTCATTAATGGCTCAACTAACCCAGTTGGAGAATAGACTCAATCAGAAAGATTCTCAGTTGGGCTCGAAGGAggatgaattgaaaactatCAACGAAAAATTACAAAGAGATATTAAGATTGCAAGACAGGAAACTGCCTCGAAAGACGAACGCATATATGCCttgcaaatgaaaattcaaaacttggaaaatgacCTATctatgatgaaaaaaacgcATAATGAGTCTAAATCTGTCACCAATGATGAATTGGAATCTAAAAGTAAAGttatcaaaattttagaaACCGATTTGGAGGTTGCGCAGGAGAAATACTTAAAGTTACAAAGTGAACTTAAGGAGAGAGAAAACAGGTATAAAATTTCCGAATCAAACttggaagatgaaaatatcaGGTTGAATGAAAGAATCTCAGACTTAGCAAGAGAAAACTCACGACTGAAAAGTACAGTAGACGATAAGTCGACTGCTGTGTACCGTATGAAAGAGAGTTACGAGGCACGATTAGATTCATTACGGAAAGAAGTCGAAGAATATAAGGTAAATGCGGAAAAGTCTGAGTCTAAGGTTGAAGAATTAAGAATCATGATTACAGAAAACTCAGCAAGAGTATcagaaaaaagatcaaaagagatgaaagagaaagagagaaaaaataaggaACTCACCGATAATTTAAAAATgcaagaagatgaaataagCTCATTGAAAGCAATgatagaaaaatacaagaaaGAATTTAGTCAATCAAAGTCTGAACAGAGTAATATTCAACGTACTTTAAATTTGCAAATACTAAATCTGGAAAATAAACTAATTGAGAGCGAAGATGAATTAAAATCGCTAAGGGATTCTCAAGAAACAGAGATAGATaactggaaaagaaaatacaaCAACCTCTCTTTAGAAAACGACAGGTTgttagaagaaaaagcttcTGCATCAGACAAAGAGCATGAAGTATCTATTTTGAACAGAAAAATCGATgaattagaaaaagaaaaatggaatttgCAGGCATCtaaggaaaaatataaacacGAACTGCAGAAAGTAATCACTGCTAATGACCGTTTGAGAAGAGAGAAAGAggaattgaatgaaaacaGTGGCACTATTCGTAtgatggaagaaaaaatggccagaataaaaaagaactaTCTAAGTGAGATTACATCTTTACAAGACGAAAACAGAAAGCTTGAAGAACGCCTCATACTGAATGAGAGACAAAAAGATGATAATTCAATCGTGCAACTAAGCGACTTTGTAAGTTACTATAAGTTGAAATATCATTCAGAAGTAAGACATAATAACGACCTAAAAGTAATCAATGATTACTTGAACAAAGTGTTGGCTTTGAGTACTCGCCGCTTAAGATTGGACACAAGGAAAGGTGAACATAGTTTGAACATTTCGATCCCGGATGATGACGAGTTAGACCGTGACTACTATAATAGTCATATTTATACAAGATATCATGACTATGATTACCCTCTGAGATTCAATTCAAACAGGAGAGGCCCATATTTTGAGCGCCGCTTAAACTTCAAGACAGTTGCTCTTTTGGTGCTTGCTTGCGTTAGGATGAGGAGAATTGCATTTTACAGGAGATCAGACGATATTAGGCTGAGGACACTAAGAGACAAAATTGAGAGTGATAGTGGACGTATATCGTGGTGA
- the CNL1 gene encoding Cnl1p (similar to Saccharomyces cerevisiae CNL1 (YDR357C); ancestral locus Anc_5.415), with protein sequence MQDHSSHSRESVSAGDDPLGIDKLTVDYDYLLYKIKDYVQSIQLDTTELCKKQNELIVNGIIESTIDKNIARFEELLKKCDELENHYEVLNQLATITDTFKERIAEAVNEYNELKKGANKSK encoded by the coding sequence ATGCAAGACCATTCAAGTCATTCTAGAGAGTCAGTATCTGCTGGTGACGATCCTCTTGGAATTGATAAATTGACTGTCGATTATGACTACTTACTTtataaaatcaaagattATGTACAAAGTATACAATTGGATACAACAGAGCTCTGtaaaaagcaaaatgaACTGATAGTGAACGGCATTATCGAAAGTACCATAGACAAAAATATTGCTAGATTTGAGGAGCTTCTCAAAAAATGCGACGAGTTAGAAAACCATTATGAAGTGTTGAACCAATTAGCAACGATAACGGATACGTTCAAGGAAAGAATAGCAGAAGCCGTGAATGAATATaatgaattaaaaaagGGTGCTAATAAATCTAAATAG
- the GGA1 gene encoding ubiquitin-binding protein (similar to Saccharomyces cerevisiae GGA1 (YDR358W) and GGA2 (YHR108W); ancestral locus Anc_5.416) — MPQRIELTSEPVRRPRSSESSLIRKIQRACRSTLPEPDLGLNLDVSDYINSKQGVAPREAVLAIEKLINSGETQTAVFALSLLDVLVKNCGYSIHLQISRKEFLNDLVKRFPEHPPLRYSKVQQMILEAIEEWYQTICKHASYKDDLQYISDMHKLLKYKGYIFPKVGSENLAVMRPNDQLRTPNELQEEQEIAQAAKLEELLRSGKPDDLKEANKLMKVMAGFKDDTKIAVKQAINNELNKLKRKADLFNEMLTSTSEPDLNNETIQELYGDLRSAQPKFEKLIEEEHDDDTLVSNLLKFNDLVVQLLEKYRSIRGLKGEEQSGKNVNESLKEFSLIDFDDDTTASVQPELSLDKSLQPSEDLLDDLTNLSLPSLSKSPENTSNLDNTGQSNFPGIDLLNFDLPSSETKAANPPDSNSFDLLSGLMNNSNNATETLSQLQRQTLNESDNLKIDYELVRKSPTKLKLIIHYSNLSSDPITNVALLLASPKSTTLSLQPQSGNFLQSKVKDGIKQVAFIEGTSLNSENSIKLKWKATYNVKDRSNEESGMVNLPKI, encoded by the coding sequence ATGCCACAAAGAATTGAGCTTACCTCGGAACCAGTGAGAAGGCCCCGGTCCTCTGAAAGCTCATTGATCAGAAAGATCCAAAGGGCATGCAGATCTACCTTGCCTGAACCAGATTTGGGCTTAAATTTAGATGTCTCCGATTATATCAACTCTAAGCAAGGTGTGGCTCCAAGAGAGGCTGTTTTAgccattgaaaaactaatTAATAGCGGTGAAACTCAAACTGCAGTTTTTGCACTTTCATTACTGGACGTCTTGGTGAAGAATTGTGGCTATTCTATACATCTACAAATTTCCAGAAAGGAGTTTCTGAATGATTTGGTGAAAAGGTTCCCAGAGCATCCGCCATTGAGATATTCCAAGGTTCAGCAAATGATTCTCGAGGCTATCGAAGAATGGTATCAAACCATCTGCAAACATGCCAGTTATAAGGACGACCTTCAGTATATCAGTGACATGCACAAGTTGCTGAAATACAAGGGTTATATTTTCCCCAAAGTTGGGAGTGAGAATTTGGCGGTGATGAGGCCGAATGACCAATTAAGAACTCCAAATGAATTGCAAGAAGAACAGGAAATAGCTCAAGCTGCGAAACTCGAAGAACTGCTAAGAAGCGGCAAGCCTgatgatttgaaagaagCTAATAAACTAATGAAAGTTATGGCAGGATTCAAAGATGACACTAAGATAGCTGTCAAACAAGCAATCAACAATGAACTAAACAAACTTAAAAGGAAAGCTGATCTATTCAATGAAATGTTGACTTCTACTAGTGAGCCTGATTTAAATAATGAAACTATTCAAGAACTATATGGCGATCTAAGATCAGCGCAGCCTAAATTCGAAAAATTAATCGAAGAAGAACATGACGACGATACACTGGTTAGCAATTTATTGAAGTTCAACGACTTAGTAGTGCAATTGTTGGAAAAATACAGGTCAATAAGGGGTTTAAAGGGCGAGGAGCAAAGCGGCAAGAATGTAaatgaatctttgaaagaatttagtttaattgattttgatgacGATACAACTGCAAGCGTACAGCCTGAGCTATCTTTAGATAAATCTTTACAACCTTCCGAGGATCTTTTGGACGACTTAACTAATTTAAGCCTTCCATCCTTATCAAAATCTCCAGAAAACACTTCTAATCTAGACAATACCGGTCAGTCTAATTTTCCTGGAATCGATCTATtaaattttgatttgcCATCTTCAGAAACTAAGGCTGCGAATCCCCCAGATTCCAACTCGTTCGACCTACTTAGTGGTTTAATGAATAATTCGAATAATGCCACAGAAACTTTATCTCAATTGCAAAGACAAACGCTTAACGAATCGGATAATTTAAAAATTGATTATGAATTAGTTCGTAAATCGCCAACAAAACTAAAACTAATCATTCATTATTCGAACTTAAGCAGTGATCCAATCACTAATGTAGCTCTTCTACTTGCATCTCCCAAAAGCACAACATTGTCTTTGCAGCCGCAATCGGGTAATTTTCTGCAGAGTAAAGTCAAAGATGGCATAAAGCAGGTTGCTTTTATTGAAGGAACGTCTCTAAATTCAGAAAACTCTATTAAGTTGAAATGGAAGGCTACTTACAACGTTAAGGACAGATCAAACGAAGAATCAGGCATGGTAAATTTGCCTAAAATATGA
- the EAF1 gene encoding Eaf1p (similar to Saccharomyces cerevisiae EAF1 (YDR359C); ancestral locus Anc_5.417) — MSSRSSPAVSSSTAVSDYQTGNRNKLVKTDDLVEERDRKLIELYCVSRLNQLLELTDENKLQREIDDFLKKNDVRRGIRFDDSLLPKFLKMAMTSKTAKKSKEVSLISISNQTPTDYKVGNELLDGAEKISIKAENHFIPSRNNSIRENMMNSLRPVEKARDTWNKRPFEPTVENEEQRFEKRQKTQSQSLESSSNSEMASLPISPRPPVPSALAHYAYYENVEYPQADPTKVAPAEIFKDSLIKNIVGKEVETSDHYNENNIDASETVFLLMNDYIPSKIPQALPLAELKYMSQTLPLINLIPRAHKALTTNIINNALNEARITVVGSRIEELRRLGLWSLRQPKRFIDPWKQHSTHQRILLEEAKWMRADFKEGQKYKIAVCATIAQAVKCYWSYGETCCVKRKRIPNDEEEPISSRDGRIIEESSKLLEISTNDMQFNTSGKSNIKFSPNALNLNKCALTADNDEARSGDKFDSEDGVLAQEGTNDEVTSSINTELLLRRSFSSSEFFSTQHEAAALSASSGTEQLEKELVSPSKLTIFVNEFSAFEKTLVQDIPMFSGINDDQPKESDPLPFIPISKSVVSLDDNGFYKLLERQLIDEEPSISQLSKRRGMFYGNRRSHYLRPPAVPSLRYLQNRTPTIWLSDDDQELVKNINTYGYNWELISAHMTHHLTCSYLSNIERRTPWQCFERFVQLNERFNFSDLKGPRAHSAQQWLIEAHKFQQRQNRRISPLGVNMESIQRGHRRLRWASMFEAIRKCMKKRENTPRPNPTQTRKPLDCKNMKVPTPAEMSLLKAQRDEALRRDIQLRRTVKNRLQQRQQQQSQQAHSSRAQSPVPSNSKPSSNLTRSGQASTPRQSQKQYTEQDIIESYSRKLLEEKPELTPETALKAAKNYYRTLKEQQQQLKQQQIQQQRIQSQEQPNHVQQQQQSQSQTGPQSQLQNTSSSQTSLSSIPNINSVPRIKSPTPQEILQRFQK; from the coding sequence ATGTCTTCACGCTCAAGCCCAGCAGTATCCAGCTCGACGGCAGTAAGTGACTATCAAACCGGTAATAGAAACAAACTCGTTAAAACAGACGATTTAGTCGAGGAAAGAGACAGGAAACTAATTGAACTTTACTGTGTGTCCCGTTTGAATCAGTTGCTGGAGCTGACGGATGAAAACAAACTCCAGAGGGAGAtagatgattttttgaagaaaaatgacGTACGAAGAGGTATTAGGTTCGACGACTCATTGCTGCCAAAGTTTCTAAAGATGGCCATGACATCCAAGACGGCGAAGAAATCTAAAGAGGTAAGTCTGATAAGCATATCTAATCAGACGCCAACTGATTATAAGGTGGGCAATGAACTGCTGGACGGTGCCGAGAAGATATCAATAAAAGCAGAGAACCACTTTATACCTAGCAGAAACAATTCAATTCGTGAAAATATGATGAATTCTTTGAGACCCGTTGAAAAAGCAAGGGATACGTGGAATAAGAGACCATTTGAGCCAACtgtggaaaatgaagaacaGCGATTTGAGAAAAGGCAGAAAACACAATCTCAATCATTGGAATCCTCCAGTAATTCAGAGATGGCTTCGCTGCCTATATCTCCACGTCCTCCAGTGCCTAGTGCATTAGCACATTATGCCTATTATGAAAACGTAGAATACCCACAGGCAGATCCGACTAAAGTTGCGCCTGCGGAGATATTTAAGGACTCCCTGATAAAAAATATCGTGGGAAAAGAAGTAGAAACATCAGACCATTATAACGAAAACAACATTGATGCTTCAGAGACTGTTTTTTTACTAATGAATGACTATATACCGTCAAAAATACCGCAGGCTTTGCCTTTAGCTGAATTGAAGTACATGTCTCAGACATTGCCACTTATTAATCTGATACCGCGAGCTCACAAAGCTTTGACCACTAATATTATAAATAATGCTCTGAATGAAGCTAGGATTACGGTAGTTGGCTCACGAATAGAGGAACTAAGAAGACTTGGATTATGGTCTTTAAGACAACCTAAACGGTTTATTGATCCGTGGAAACAACATAGTACTCATCAAAGAATACTTCTAGAAGAAGCTAAATGGATGCGGGCAGATTTTAAAGAAGGtcaaaaatacaaaatagCCGTCTGTGCCACAATAGCTCAGGCAGTGAAATGCTACTGGAGTTACGGAGAAACATGTTGTGTAAAACGTAAAAGAATTCCAaatgacgaagaagaacCCATATCATCAAGAGACGGGCGCATAATTGAGGAGTCGAGCAAATTGCTGGAGATTTCAACAAACGATATGCAATTTAACACATCTGGTAAAAGTAACATTAAATTTTCCCCCAACGCTCTTAATCTTAACAAATGCGCTCTTACTGCCGACAATGATGAAGCAAGATCTGGGGATAAGTTTGACTCTGAAGATGGTGTTTTAGCCCAAGAAGGCACCAATGACGAAGTCACATCCTCAATTAACACCGAACTACTCCTAAGAAGGTCGTTCTCGTCGAGTGAATTTTTTAGCACACAACATGAAGCGGCTGCGTTATCGGCATCGAGTGGAACTGAACAACTGGAAAAAGAGCTAGTTTCTCCATCCAAACTTACAATATTTGTGAATGAGTTCAGTGCGTTTGAGAAAACATTGGTGCAGGATATACCCATGTTTAGTGGTATTAATGATGATCAACCGAAGGAAAGCGACCCTCTACCATTTATTCCCATTTCTAAATCAGTCGTGTCATTAGATGATAATGGTTTCTATAAGCTGCTTGAACGTCAATTGATTGACGAAGAACCATCAATATCGCAATTAAGCAAAAGACGTGGTATGTTTTATGGTAATAGAAGGAGCCATTATTTAAGACCACCAGCAGTACCTTCTTTACGTTACCTCCAGAATAGGACTCCTACTATATGGTTATCTGACGATGATCAGGAACTGgtcaaaaatatcaacaCCTATGGTTACAACTGGGAATTGATTAGCGCACATATGACACATCATCTCACATGTTCTTATTTATCCAATATTGAACGTAGAACGCCCTGGCAGTGTTTTGAGCGGTTTGTGCAACTAAATGAACGGTTTAATTTCAGTGACCTTAAGGGTCCCAGGGCACATAGCGCTCAACAGTGGTTAATCGAAGCGCATAAATTTCAACAAAGACAGAATAGAAGAATATCTCCTCTAGGCGTTAATATGGAATCTATACAAAGAGGTCATAGAAGACTACGCTGGGCTAGCATGTTTGAGGCTATTAGGAAGTgtatgaagaaaagagaaaatacACCACGTCCCAATCCAACTCAAACAAGAAAGCCTTTGGATtgtaaaaatatgaagGTTCCTACTCCAGCAGAAATGTCGCTTTTGAAGGCTCAAAGAGATGAAGCTTTAAGAAGGGATATTCAGCTGAGAAGAACGGTGAAAAATAGGCTGCAACAAagacaacaacagcaaagTCAGCAAGCTCACTCATCTAGAGCCCAAAGCCCAGTGCCTTCCAACAGCAAGCCTTCATCAAACTTGACCAGGAGTGGACAGGCATCTACTCCAAGGCAAAGTCAGAAACAGTATACAGAGCAAGATATCATCGAAAGCTACTCGAGAAAATTGTTGGAGGAGAAACCGGAGCTCACTCCTGAGACAGCTTTAAAAGCGGCGAAAAACTACTATAGAACTTTGAAAgagcaacagcaacagctAAAGCAGCAACAGATACAACAACAGCGAATACAATCACAAGAGCAGCCCAACCACGtccaacaacagcaacaatcCCAATCTCAAACGGGGCCTCAATCTCAACTGCAGAATACATCCTCCTCACAGACTTCCCTTTCCAGTATCCCTAATATTAATTCTGTCCCGAGGATAAAGTCACCAACACCACAGGAGATACTgcaaagatttcaaaaataa
- the BCP1 gene encoding protein-transporting protein BCP1 (similar to Saccharomyces cerevisiae BCP1 (YDR361C); ancestral locus Anc_5.418) — MEQVIKLNDLKNRKRRNTEEEEENGTDESEIDISSTDSEDEEERNVEEEIVNIDFDFFGGNPDVDFHALKNLSRQLFGPQESTRIQLSSLADLILGSPTTTIKTDGKESDPYCFLSFVDFKANRNSDYAKYLQKVDMRLSTFFKTISDSGNKNCALVISERLINMPPEVVPPLYKITLEDVTAALGDDKHYDFYVIVTRKYEVNFDTDDDAGSGKKDKNRDERSKKRVKADEVDYFHEEDRFFEKHAKIHFESEAKRGVISSYMILDHEGLVKGINELESEISTW; from the coding sequence ATGGAACAAGTTATCAAATTAAATGACCTAAAGAACAGGAAGAGGAGAAAcacagaagaagaagaagaaaatggcaCTGATGAATCTGAAATTGACATTAGCAGTACCGATTCAGAGGACGAAGAAGAGCGAAAtgtggaagaagaaattgtaAATATTGATTTTGACTTTTTTGGCGGTAATCCAGACGTAGATTTTCATGCATTGAAGAACTTGTCACGTCAACTGTTCGGTCCTCAAGAAAGCACAAGGATTCAACTAAGCAGTTTGGCAGATTTAATTTTAGGTTCCCCAACCACCACAATCAAAACTGACGGTAAAGAATCTGATCcatattgttttctttctttcgtTGATTTCAAAGCTAACCGCAATAGTGACTATGCGaaatatttacaaaaagTGGACATGAGACTCTCtactttcttcaaaaccaTTAGTGATAGTGGTAATAAAAACTGCGCCTTGGTTATCAGTGAAAGGCTGATTAATATGCCGCCGGAAGTCGTCCCACCTTTATATAAGATTACATTGGAGGACGTCACTGCAGCACTTGGAGATGATAAACATTATGATTTCTATGTCATCGTTACCAGAAAATATGAGGTAAATTTTGACACTGATGATGATGCAGGGTCTGGTAAAAAGGATAAGAACAGGGATGAGAGATCAAAGAAGAGGGTAAAGGCTGACGAAGTGGACTACTTCCACGAGGAAGATAGATTTTTCGAGAAGCATGCCAAGATTCACTTTGAATCAGAAGCTAAAAGGGGTGTTATCAGCTCATACATGATTCTTGATCATGAAGGACTCGTGAAAGGCATCAATGAATTGGAAAGTGAAATCTCTACCTGGTAA